One window from the genome of Haladaptatus paucihalophilus DX253 encodes:
- a CDS encoding HD domain-containing protein — translation MDTIDALADAFALKDERRTGWQLREVSDPESVAGHTWGVALLCLQYGNEADIDTDRALRMALVHDLAEAKTGDVATRVNDADQRISAAEKDRREREAMADLAPALDPEIRNLWEEYEARETPESVFVKDMDLVNMCLQALVYEREARYDGERENDRFDEYEDLDEFFATAEPRLRTAIGKELFEEIETRYEAVRDGTDE, via the coding sequence TCGACGCACTCGCGGACGCGTTCGCGCTGAAGGACGAACGCCGAACCGGGTGGCAACTCCGGGAGGTTTCGGACCCCGAATCGGTCGCTGGACACACGTGGGGCGTCGCGTTGCTCTGTTTGCAGTACGGGAACGAAGCCGACATCGACACCGACAGGGCGCTCCGCATGGCGCTCGTGCACGACCTCGCGGAGGCGAAAACGGGAGACGTTGCGACGCGCGTGAACGACGCCGACCAGCGGATTTCCGCGGCGGAGAAAGACCGGCGGGAACGAGAAGCCATGGCCGACCTCGCGCCCGCGCTGGACCCCGAAATCCGCAACCTGTGGGAGGAGTACGAAGCCCGCGAGACCCCCGAGTCCGTCTTCGTCAAGGACATGGACCTGGTGAACATGTGCCTGCAAGCGCTCGTCTACGAGCGCGAAGCGCGGTACGACGGCGAGCGGGAGAACGACCGGTTCGACGAGTACGAGGATTTGGACGAATTCTTCGCCACGGCGGAGCCGCGACTCCGAACCGCGATCGGCAAGGAACTGTTCGAGGAAATCGAGACGCGCTACGAGGCCGTTCGGGACGGGACGGACGAATAA